The Pseudophryne corroboree isolate aPseCor3 chromosome 2, aPseCor3.hap2, whole genome shotgun sequence genome has a segment encoding these proteins:
- the MRPS6 gene encoding small ribosomal subunit protein bS6m isoform X2, with protein sequence MYIDGGKTTPETVATLKRTIETLMEKGAIVRNLENLGEKPLPYKMFKHSQRHTQGGYFLVDFYAPPTILPSMADHLSRDIDVVRQTILKHEEEKTLDRPCEGIFQATNLEAKFSRRKKK encoded by the exons ATGTACATTGACGGTGGGAAGACTACA CCTGAGACAGTGGCTACCCTCAAGCGTACAATAGAGACTCTGATGGAAAAGGGGGCCATTGTTCGGAACCTGGAAAACCTCGGAGAAAAGCCCCTTCCTTACAAAATGTTCAAGCATAGCCAACGTCACACACAAGGAGg gtACTTTTTAGTTGATTTTTATGCTCCACCCACTATCTTGCCGAGTATGGCGGATCATTTAAGCCGCGATATTGACGTGGTCAGACAGACTATTCTGAAACATGAGGAAGAAAAGACGCTAGACAGACCGTGTGAAGGAATCTTTCAAGCCACCAATCTAGAGGCAAAATTCAGCCGCCGGAAGAAGAAATAA
- the MRPS6 gene encoding small ribosomal subunit protein bS6m isoform X3, whose product MQPETVATLKRTIETLMEKGAIVRNLENLGEKPLPYKMFKHSQRHTQGGYFLVDFYAPPTILPSMADHLSRDIDVVRQTILKHEEEKTLDRPCEGIFQATNLEAKFSRRKKK is encoded by the exons CCTGAGACAGTGGCTACCCTCAAGCGTACAATAGAGACTCTGATGGAAAAGGGGGCCATTGTTCGGAACCTGGAAAACCTCGGAGAAAAGCCCCTTCCTTACAAAATGTTCAAGCATAGCCAACGTCACACACAAGGAGg gtACTTTTTAGTTGATTTTTATGCTCCACCCACTATCTTGCCGAGTATGGCGGATCATTTAAGCCGCGATATTGACGTGGTCAGACAGACTATTCTGAAACATGAGGAAGAAAAGACGCTAGACAGACCGTGTGAAGGAATCTTTCAAGCCACCAATCTAGAGGCAAAATTCAGCCGCCGGAAGAAGAAATAA